Sequence from the Sanguibacter keddieii DSM 10542 genome:
CTCGCCGCTCGTCGTCTACTACTACCGCGACGACCTCACGTCGTCTCTCGGCGTCCCGACGGACCTCGAGACCTGGGAGGAGTACGCCGAGTTCGGCGCCGGCTTCTACGCCAAGACCGGGAAGTCGCTCGGCGCCGTGGCGACCGGCAGCGACCTCGGGCAGGTCATGCAGATCTTCTGGATGCTGCTGCTCCAGCGCGGCGGAGGGCTCTTCGACGCCGACGGCACGCTGACCATCCAGACACCCGAGGCAGAGGAGGTCCTGACCTTCCTCGTCGACGGCGTCCAGTCCGGGTTCCTCACGACGGTCGCCGACTTCTACGGGCCGAGCATGCAGACGGCGCTCAAGACCGAGAAGGTGCTCGGGCTCTGGATGGCCAACTGGTACAAGACCTTCGGGCTCGAGCCCAACGTCCCCGAGCAGTCCGGGGCGTGGCGCATCGCCCCCATGCCGAGGTTCGCCGGGGGAGGCGGCCGGACGAGCTTCTCGGGCGGGACCGGCTTCACGGCGATCGCGGGCAAGCCGAACTCGCTCGCCGCGCAGGAGTTCGTGCGGGCCGCGTACCTCGACCCGGACCAGCAGGTGAAGCGCTACCTCGACCTCGGATACCTGCCGACCATGCGCTCCGTCTTCGAGCGACCCGAGCTCCTCGACGCCCAGGACGAGTACTGCGGCGGGCAGAGGCTCTTCGAGGTCTACACCGACATCATCGACGAGGCACCGCCCGTCTACATGAGCCCGGACCTGTTCATCCTCCAGACGGCCCTGGCCGGCGCGCTCGTCGACGCCTACCGCGGTCGGCTCACCCCGCGCGAGGCGCTCGACTCGGCCGCCGAGTCCTTCGCCGCCCAGGCGAACAAGTAGGAGCCCGACGATGACCACCCTCACCGCACCCGCCGGCTCGACCGGTACCCGGACCAGCCCGCCGGGGAAGCGCCGCTCCGTCGGCCCGACCCTCGCGCCCTACGCCTTCATCGCACCGTTCTACCTGCTGTACGTGCTGTTCATGATCGTGCCGATCCTCGCTGCGATGGTCCTCAGCACCACGCAGTGGGCCGGCCTCGGCTCGCCGACCTTCGTCGGCCTGCGCAACTACGCCGGGCTGCTCACGGACACGAGCTTCTGGACGGCGATGGGCAACTCCGGCATCTACGTCCTCGTCAGCGTGCTCGTCGTCGTCCCGCTGTCGCTGCTCGTCGCGCAGGCGCTCAACGCCAAGGGGCTGCGAGGACGCGACCTCTTCCGCGTCACCTACTTCATCCCGATGGTCATCTCGCCGATCGTCATCTCGCTCATCTTCTCGATGATGCTCGACACCGAGTTCGGGCTCGTCAACACCCTGCTCCAGTCCGTCCTCGGCTTCGGCGGCGTCGACTGGCTCGGCGACCCGACCTGGGCCAAGGTCTCGCTGAGCTTCGTCATGCTGTGGCGCTGGGTGGGGTACCTCACCATCTTCTTCCTCGCCGGGCTGCAGGCCGTCCCGCGCGAGCTCTACGAGGCGGCGGAGCTCGACGGCGCCGGGACCGTCCGGAAGTTCACCACGGTGACGCTGCCCGCCATCCAGCCCGTCACCGCCTTCGTGGTGGTCACGTCCTTCATCAGCGCGGCGCAGATCTTCGACGAGCCCTACCTGCTGACCCGCGGCGGCCCGGGGGAGTCGACGCTGTCCATCGCCATGTTCGTGTTCCGCGCCGCCTTCGAGCGCCAGCAGTTCGGCTACGCCGCGGCGGCCGGCATCGTCCTGTTCGTCGTCGTCTTCGCGGTGAGCCGGCTGCTCAACCGCGCCCTGAGCATCGGGAAGGCATCATGACCACCCAGGCCACAGCCTCCGAGAGGCCTTCTGCCCGCACCGCACCCAGCACGCCTCGGAAGCGCCGCGACCGGCGCCCCAGCAGCGACAGCCGCCGGCTCACCCCACAGCGCTTCGTGCTCTACCTGACGCTCACCGTCCTCATGGGCGTGTTCGTCATGCCGCTGCTCTTCGCGCTCTCCGGCTCCTTCAAGGAGCGCGGCGAGATCTTCACGAACCCGCTGCAGCTGGTCCCGGGCTCGCCGACACTCGAGAACTACCGGAACCTGCTCACCCAGCAGCCCTTCTGGTCGTGGTTCGCCATGAGCACCGCCGTGGCGACCATCGCGACGGTCGTGTCCGTCTTCGTCTGCGCGCTCGCCGGCTTCGCCTTCGCCAAGTACCGGTTCCGCGGCAAGGGGCCGCTCTTCACCATCATGTTCAGCTCGTTGTCGATCCCCTTCGCGGTGATCCTAGTGCCGCTGTTCGTCCTGCTCGTGAAGTCCGGCCTCGGCAACCCGTTCTTCGCGCTCATCGTGCCGTGGGTCGCCCCGGCCTTCGGGATCTTCATGATGCAGCAGTTCATCGTGCAGTCTGTCCCGGACGAGCTCCTCGAGGCCGCGCGCATCGACGGCACGTCCGAGTTCGGGATCTTCTGGCGCGTGGTGCTCCCGCTGCTGCGGCCCTCCCTCGGGGCGCTCGGGGTGTGGAGCTTCCTGCAGAGCTACAACAGCTTCCTGTGGCCGCTCGTCATCGTGTCCGACGTCGACCAGTACACGCTGCCGCTCGGCCTCAACATCCTCTACGGCTCCGAGAACCGCGCCTTCGACCTGGTCCTGGCCGGGTCGGTCCTCGCCTCGGTGCCGATGATCATCGTCTTCCTGCTGCTGCGCAAGCAGCTGCTCGAAGGTCTGTCCGCCGGGGCCGTCAAGGGCTGAGACGCCGCCCGCGCTGCCCCGCCCCACCGCCCCGCCCCGCCCCACCGCACCTGCTCCGCACCTGCTCCGCATCACTGCACCGCACCACTGGAAGGACGTCATGACACTCCCACCGAAGGTCCTGTTCGGCGCCGCGTACTACCACGAGTACCAGCCCTCGCCGCGGCTCGAGACCGACCTCGACCTCATGGTCGAGGCCGGGTTCTCGGTGATCCGCGTCGGCGAGTCCGTCTGGTCCACCTGGGAGCCCGAGGAGGGCCGTCTCGACCTCGAGTGGCTCGCCCCGGTGCTCGACGGCGCCCACGAGCGCGGCCTGAGCGTCATCCTCGGGACCCCCACCTACGCGGTCCCGATGTGGCTCGCCCGGCGGTACCCGGAGATCGCGGGGGAGCGCCGCACCGGGGAGCGCAGCGGGTGGGGCGCACGCCAGGAGGCCAACTTCACGCACGCCGCCTTCAGGTTCCACGCCGAGCGCGTCGTCCGCGCCGTCGTCGCGCGCTACGCCGACCACCCCGCGGTGATCGGCTACCAGGTCGACAACGAGCCCGGCAACGAGATCTTCCACAACCACGACGTCTTCGAGCGCTTCGTGGACGAGCTCCGCGAGACCTACGGCGACGTCGAGACCCTCAACCGCGAGTGGGGCCTCACCTACTGGTCGCACCGTCTCTCGACCTGGGCCGACCTCTGGACACCCGACAACAACGCCCAGCCGCAGTACGACCTCGCCTGGCGACGGTTCCAGGCGAGCCTGACCACCGAGCTCATCGAGTGGCAGGCCGACCTCGTGCGGACGCTCGCCCGCCCCGAGCAGTTCGTCATGACCTGCCTGTCCTACGACCGTCCCGCCCTCGAGGACGACGCCGTCGGCGCGGTCCTCGACGTCACGGCGGGTAACCCGTACTACCGGGTGCAGGACCACCTCGCGGTCCCGGCGACCGGCGACCCCGAGCAGAAGTGGTTCACCACCGGGACCTGGGCCATGTACCGCACGGCCGACCGCATGTACTCGACGCGGCAGGAGCCCTTCCTCGTCACCGAGACCGCGGCCGCGTCGATCTGGGGCTCGAACCTCAACGAGGCGCCGTACGACGGGCAGCTGCGCCAGGCCGCCTGGGCGCTCGTCGCCCGGGGTGCGCAGATGGTCGAGTACTGGCACTGGCACACGCTCCACTACGGCACCGAGACGTACTGGGGTGGCGTGCTCCCGCACAGCCAGCAGCCCGGGCGCATCTACGAGCAGGTCGCCGAGCTCGGCGCCGAGCTCGCGGCGGCGGGCCCGGTCGTCGCCGGGGCGGTGCCCGAGGCCGACCTCGGCATCGTCTACGACAACGCGAGCAAGTGGGCGATGGCCTTCCAGCCGCCGCTCGGCGACGACACCGAGCCGCTGCCGCGGTCCTACGAGATGATCGTCGACGCCTACTACCGGGGTGCCTTCGAGGCCGGGCTCCAGGTGCGGGTCGTCCACCCCCGGCACCTGTTCGACCGGCCCGCGGCCGAGGTCGCCGCAGAGCTCCCGACGCTCGTCGTCGCCGGCTTCTACGTGACGACCGACGCGCAGCTCGACTGGCTCGACGCCTACGCCGAGGCCGGCGGGCACCTCGTCCTCGGCATCCGCACCGGGTATGCCGACACCGAGGCCCGGGCCCGTCTCGACGTCAAGCCGTCACGACTCACCGAGGCCGCGGGCGTGATGTACGACGAGTTCTCCAACCTCCAGGTGCGTCTGCCCGTGGTCGCCCCGACGGGCAGCTCTTTCGTCGTCCCCGAGGGCGCGACGGCGGGCCGGTGGGTCGACGGCTTGAAGGTCGTCGGAGACGCCGAGCCTCTGCTCGAGTACGTCCACCCGCACTTCGGCCGGTGGCCGGCCGTCACCTCCGCGGCACGCGGGGCCGGGCGGGTCACCTACGTCGGGACCCTCCTGGACCCGACGACGACGGGCTCACTGCTCCGCTGGGCCACCCCGGCCAGGGCCGCTGGGGAGTGGTCCGACGCCGCAGCCGCCCACCCGTCGGTCACCGTCTCCGGCGCGACGCTCACCGACGGCCGGACCGTGCGCTACGTCCACAACTGGTCGTGGGAGACCGTCTCCTTCGTGGCGCCGCGCGACGTCAGCGACGCGGTCGACGGTCGTGCGCTCGCGGCGGGCGAGACGCTCGAGCTGGGCGCGTGGGACGTGCGCGTGCTCGTCGAGGGCTGATCCGGAGCGACGTCGGGCCCCGCAGGCGAGCGGGGTCCGACATCTGCCTCAGAGGCGGCGGCGCAGGTCGCCGACCCGTGCCCGGATGTCGTCCCGGACGAGGCGCATGCGCTCTGCGCCGGTGATGCCGCGGTCGGAGGGCTCGTCGGTGACCCAGGTCTCGAGAGGCGTGCCGTCCGGGGCCTGCACCTGGGCCTCGGTGCCGAGGACCACGACGAGGTCGGCGGCCTCGAGCATCTCGGGGGTCAGGGCCTTGGGGTGCTCGTCGCCGACACCGACGCCGATCTCGGCCAGCGACTCGACCGACTGCACGTTGAGCGCGGTCCCGGGGAGCGTGCCGGCGGAGGTGACGACGACGCTGTCACCGGCCAGGTCGCGGAGAAGGGCGGCGGCCATCTGCGACTTGCCGCCGTTCTTCTGGCACACGAAGACGACGTGCGGGGTGCGGGAGGTGGGGCTGGGCACGGGGACTCCTGAGAGGGCGAGGGGAGGAGAAGGGGCGGACACGATCCTCCCACCGCGCACCTGCCCGCGTCGCGCCTGCGAAGATCGTCCGATGACTCTCGCACTGCGCCCGCTCGCGCCCCACGACCTCCCCGCCTGGATCGAGCGGAGCGTCGCCGAGTACGCGGCGGACCTCGTCACCATGGGTGCGACGCCCGCCGAAGCGCAGCGTCGCGCACGGGCGAGCATCGAGGACGACGTCGCCGAGGGCAGCCTCCCTGACGGGCACGTCGTCTTCGACCTCCTCGACGGGTCCGAGGCGCCGGTCGGTTACCTGTGGGTCGGCCCCGACACCTCAGACGACCCGACTGCCTGGTGGGTCTGGGACGTCGTGGTCGACACCGAGCACCGAGGCCGCGGCTACGGCCGGCAGGCGATGCTGCTGGGCGAGGACTACGCGCGCTCGCAGGGTGCCCGCACCCTCGGGCTCAGCGTCTTCGGGTTCAACACCGGCGCGCGACGCCTCTACGAGTCGCTCGGCTACGAGACCACGTCGGTCAAGATGGCCAAGACGCTCGCCTGACGCGCCGTCTGAGACGCGGGTACCACCGCCGTCAGGTCTGGGACCGGACGGACGCGATGCGCACGGCTGCGGCCATCCCGCCGTCACCGAAGCTGACCCGTCCGACGTCGAGCGCGGGGTCGTCGGCGACGATCTCCTCCCACGCGGCGAGCCGGGTGATCGAGGTCCGCTCGAGCCCGAGGAGCGCTGACTCCAGATGCGCGGTGAAGGTCTCCCGGTGGTTCGCGACGACCTGCGCGTAGCGTGCGAGCCGGTCCTCCATGCTGCGGACGTTTGCCGAGGCCGGGTGCGTGCGGTACCTCAGCAGAGGCTCGGGGACGACAGCCACCCGGGACCCGTCGCGCCGCAGGAGCCGGAGGAAGAAGTCCCAGTCCTCGAAGCCCTGCCGCATCGACTCGTCGTACCCGCCGGCCTCTCCCCAGTGCGCCCGCCGGAACAGGGCCGACGCGGGGGCGGCGTTGCGCGGCAGGAACGCCTCGACGGTGCCGCCGGTGGGCTCGACGACGCCCTGGGCGACGCCGAACATCGACAGCCAGCTGGACGCCGCGACGGTGCTGTCGTCGGCGAGCAGCGCCAGGGTCTTCTCGACGAAGGTCGGCTCCCAGAGGTCGTCACCGTCGAGGACGGCGACGACCTCGGTGCCCGACGCCGCGATCCCGGTGTTGCGCGCCGCTGAGACCCCGCCGTTCGGCTGGTGCAGCACGCGCACGACGGGGGCGGTCCCACCGAGGCGGGGGAGCCCGGCCAGCACCTCGAGGCTCTCCGGGGCGGTCGACCCGTCGTCGACCACGACGACCTCGTCGACCGGGTGGCTCTGCGCGAGCACCGAGAGGACGGCGTCCTCGACGGTGCGCCCCTGGTCGTAGGCCGTGACGACCACCCCGACGGATGACATGGCTGCTCCTGACGTGCGTCTGGCTCGGGCGGACCCTCAGAGAGCGGTCGACGCCGCGGGGGCTGGGCGGAGACGCCGTTCTGCGCCCTCGAGGTGCTGGACGAACAGTGCTGCGAGCCGGTCAGAGTCGTGGGCGCGGAGGGCGTCGACGATCGAGCGGTGCTCGACGTCGGCCTGTTCCTTGCCCCCGAGGTCCTCGATGTTGCGACGGGAGTAGGGCTGCACGGCGCTCAGCAGCGAGGTGAGGATCGACGCGGTCCTCGGGAGCCCGGAGAGCACGTACAGGCGTTGGTGGAACGTGTAGTTGAGCTCCATCCACTGGGGGATCCGCGGCTCGTCGGCCATCGCGGTGGCCATCGAGTCGAGCTCCGCGACGGCGCGCTGCGTCGAGCTGTCGACGAGGGCCTCCGCGATGGTCGGCTCGAGGACCTTGCGCAGGCCGTACAGCTCGACGAGGTCGTCGGAGGAGAGCGTGCGGACCGTGGCGCCACCGCCACCGCGGATCTCGACGAGCCCGTTGGCCTCGAGGAGGCGCAGGGCCTCGCGGATGGGGTTGCGGCTGACGCCGAAGCGTCGGGCGAGGTCCTCCTGGACGAGCTGGGCGCCCTGGCCGAACTCGCCCTCTCGGATCGCGCGCGCGATCTGGTCCGCGATGAGATCTGGCGTCATCACCCCTCCTGTCGTGGTCGGGGCGAGATCGACCCCGATGCCACTGTACTCAGTGCGCGCGTTGTCCTCGCTGCGGACAGTGCGTACAGTGAGGACATTCGTGTCCGGCACTGGAGCCGGACCAGTTCGAAGGAGAGACATGATGGGTGCGAGACAGCGGCCGCACTTCGCCTGGATGGTCTTCGCGGCAGCGTGCGTCATCTCGTTCGTCGGTTTCGGCCTGACGCTCAACACGGCCAGCCTCTACTGGGGCTCCGTGAGCGAGGAGCTCGGGATCTCCCTCTCCGACGTCGCCCTCATGAGCACGGTGTCCGGCATCGCGGGCGCGGTCGCGCTCGGCGTGGCGTCGCCGCTCTTCGAGCGGATCAACCTCAAGATCTTCCTCAGCATCATGGTCGTCCTGACCGCGTGCGCCTACTTCGCCTCGGCCGGTGCCACGAGCATCTGGGTGCTCTACGCCGCGAACCTCGTGCTCGGCGTGACGAAGGCCGTGGCGATCCTGCTCTCCGTGCCGATCCTGCTCGGGAACTGGTTCGAGAAGCACCTCGGTCTGGTCACCGGCATCGCAGGCGCCATGACCGCGGTGGGCGGAGCCGTCTTCAGCCCCATCATCGGCGACATCATCACCGACCACGGGTGGCGCTCGGCCTACGTGGTCACCGGAGTCATCGTCCTCGTGACGCTCCTGCCCTTCACCCTGTTCGTCACGAAGCTCCGACCCACGGGGGAGCAGCGACCGTTCGGCTTCGAGCCCAAGGACGGCGCGAACGTGACGCTCACGGGGATCCCGGCCCGGCGCGCGTTCCGGACCCTGCCCTTCGTGTGCTTCGCCGCGGTCGGCGTGATCCTGCAGCTCGCCGGCTCCCTCGTCCAGCACCTCCCCACGTACCTGACCCAGGGAGGCCTCACGCTCACCGCGGCCGCCGCGATCTTCTCCGCGCTGCTCATCGGGGCGTCGGTCGGCAAGTTCGCCATCGGTGCAGCGCTCGACCACATGCGACCGATGCTCGCGGTCGGGATCTTCACGCTCGTGGCACTGTTCGGCTGGTCTGGGCTGTGGGCGTTCTCGGGACAGCTGCCGCTGTCGGTCGCGAGCTTCTCGAGCGGGATGGGCCAGGCGATCAACCTCGTCGCTGTCGTCGTCCTCGTCCGCAACGTGTTCGGGGCGCTCGAGTACAGCAAGATCCTCGGTCCGATCCTCATGGTCGGGTCGCTCGCGAACGCGGCCGGCGTGTACGTGCACGGGCTCGTCTACGACAGCACCGGCAGCTACGACCTGTCGTTCGCGGCCAACCTGGTGATCTTCGTGGTGGCCTTCGGGATCCTCGCGGTGGCACTGCGTTCTGGGGCACGTCTCACCCCGTCCGATGCCGTGCCCGGTGCCTCGGCACCGGCGATCGACCCGGCGGGGGAGCGCGACGACGACGCTGCTCCCGTGTCGCCTGTGGTGACGCGATGAGCGACGACGTCTCCCGGCCGGACAGCGGCCGAGCGCACCAGGACCAGAGCGCAGGGGTCCGCAGCTGGCTCGGCATCCGCTACGCGACCGCCGAGAGGTTCCGCCCGCCGGTCCTGGTCGAGCTCGACGAGAGTGCCCCGACCTCCGCCTACGGGGCCGCCCCGTTCCAGACCCCGCCTCCGGTGCCTCCCCTCGGGGCAGAGCCTGACGAGGACTGCCACTTCCTCAACGTCTGGGCTCCGGAGCACGTCACCGACGAGCCGCTGCCCGTCTACGTCTCCGTCTACGGCGGTGGCTTCGAGCACGGCGCAGGGTCGGCCTGGACTCAGGACGGCGCCGTCCTGGCCGCGACCGGGCGCGTGGTCGTCGTCTCGCCGAGCTACCGGGTGGGAGCGCTCGGTTTCGTGTCGCTCGACGCGTACGGGTCCCCGTTCGAGGGGGCCCACAACCTCGGGCTGCAGGACCTGGTGACGGCGCTCGCCTGGGTCAAGGAGAACATCCGGGCCTTCGGCGGAGACCCAGACCAGGTCTGCGTCGTCGGTGAGAGCGCCGGAGGGTTCCTCACGGCGGCGCTCCCCGCCGTCCGGGCTGCTGACGGGCTGTTCGCACGTCTGTCCGTCCACTCCGCCGGTGCCTCGCGCATCGTCCCGCCGCAGCGGGCGGAGTCGATGGCAGCAGACCTGCTGAGCGACCTCGGGGCGACGGACGAGCTCGCTCGTCTGATGGGTGTGCCGGCCGCCGACCTGGTCGACGCCCAGAGCAGGATCGTCGCGAGAGACATCGGGATCCGCAACGGCCCCTCGCCGCACGCGCTGGGTGTCGTCGACGACTCCGCGTCCCTGGCGCCTGTGCTGTCTGAGCACCCCCTCGAGAGCTTCGCGTCGGGGCGGGTCGCCCACGTCCCGCTCCTCGTGAGCGCGACGCAGGACGAGATCGCGCTGTTCCGAGCGGCTGCTCAGGACACGTTCGACCCCGACAGCCTCAGCGCCGTCGTGGCGGAGGTGACCTCGTGGGGCGTCGGCGACGAGCGTGCCCGGCGCCTCGTCGACGGGTTCTCCGCGACCCTCGGCGAGGGCGCCTCGCCAGGAGAGATCAGAGAGCGGATCCTCAGCGACTACGTCTACCGTCTGCCGGTCGTGCGTCTCGCCCAGACGCACGCCGCGTCGGGCGGGCAGGCGCACCTCCTGCTGATCGGCGGTGCCGACGGCCTGCCCGCCGGGCACGCCTGCGACGTACCTGGGTTGATCGGACGGCACCTTCCCGACGCGTCAGCGGCTGCGGTGAGGCGTGACGACCAGCTCACCGATGCCGTGCTGGACTTCGTCACCGGTGATGGCCCGTCCTGGGGGTGCACCGAGGTCGACGAGCTGCGGGCGCACGGGATCGGTGAGCTCCGCGAGGACGCCACGGCCCAGCTCCGGACCGTCCTCGAGGTCTGGGACGGGATCCCGCGCCCCTGAGGAGGGGGCGGCTGCCGCGGGACCGGTCAGAGGGGCTCTTGGAACCACCGGCTGAGGGTGATCTTCGCGAGCACACGCGGTCCGTCGGTCGCGGGGTCCGCCCCGTCCCACCCGTCGTAGCGCGCGGCGAACGCCCGAGCGACGTCGGGACGCGAGCCGACCTCGACGAGCTCGGCCGTGCCCTCCCCGACGAGTCCGCCCGCCGGTGCCGTGCCCTCGACCGCGAGGCTGACCCGCGGGTCGAGCCGCAGCAGCCGGGCCTTCCACGACGTCTGCCGGACCGACACCCACAGGGCGTCGTCGTCGTGCACGAACCACAGCGGGGTGGTGTGCGGAGGTCCGTCGGGCCGGTTCGCCGTGAGCCACAGGTGCAGCGAGGCGTCGAGGAGGGCTGAGTGGCGCATCCCCCCAGTCTGCCGGTCGGCGGCAGACCGGGGGACGCGCCTCGCAGCCGGTCAGGCAGTCGACCGGCCGTGCCGGGCCTGCCGCCACCCGACGACAGCGTCGACGACCAGGAACGCCGCGAGCGACAGCCCCATGAGCGGGAGGAACACCCCGACAGCAGCTGCGACCACGACCGCCGCGACGGTGCCCCACCAGGGGGCTCGGCGCAGCACCCCGCGTGCGGGGGCCTTGCCGACGCGGCGCTGCGGGTCGCGGACCGGTCGCCGCTGCCACCACATGACGTAGCCCCAGACGACCATGGCGGCGATCGCGGAGCCTGCGACGAACAGGACGAGCTGGTTGGCGAGGCCGAACATCGAGCCCATGTGCAGGTCGATGCCCCACCGGCTCAGCTTCGCCACGATGCCGAAGTCCGCGAAGTCGACCCGGTCGACCACCTGCATGGTCTGCCCGTCCACCGCGACGGCGTCGACCTCGGTCGGGTAGCTGCGCTGGATCTCCTGGACGACCCACGCCGTGCCCGGCCCGGAGGGCGGGCGGATCTCCACGAGACCGGTGGTGATGTTGACCTCCTGCCCGATGCGCAGGACGGTGTCGAACGCGCCGGGGTTGAGGTCTGACGTGTCCGCACCGGTCGTGGGAACCGGCGCCGGCGCACCGTGGTGCGCGTGCTCGTCGACGGGACCCTCGGCGGACCCGGTGAGGTCGGTGCTGACCGACGGGGTGGTCCACCCGACCGCGGTCCGCAGGTCCGAGAAGTTCCCACCGCCGTGCTGCGACCAGGTGATGCCGGTGACGGACAGGAACAGGGCGGCTCCCAGCACCCAGATCCCGGTCGAGGTGTGCCACGAGCGGGTCTTGGCATAGCCGGAGGCGCGGGTGTCGGGCCGCAGCATGGACCTCTTGGTGCGGGTCTTGCGGAACCGCACCACCCACAGCCCGGCGCCGGCGAGCGCGACGACCCCGAGCCACGAGGCGGCCAGCTCGCTGTACAGGCGCCCGGCGTCCCCGAGGTGCAGGGACCGGTGCAGGTCCGAGACCCAGTGGCGCAGCGGGAGTGCGCCCGAGGTCCCGTAGACGGGGAGGTCACCGCGGATCTCGGCGGTCCCCGGGTCCACGAGCACGGCGCGCGTCTGGCTCTCGCCGAGCCGCGCGTCGGCGTACATGACCCGGGTGGTGTCGCCGGGCTCGGGGGCGGGGCGCACCGCCACGACCTGCTGCCCGTCGCCCACGTACGCGTCAGCCGCCCGGACCTGCTCGGCCAGGGTGAGCGTGGTGGCAGTCACGGGGGCCGTCAGCTCGTGGGAGTAGACGATCTTCTCGACCTGCGGGGTCAGGGCGTACAGCGCACCGCTGGTCGCCGCGACCAGGATGAACGGCCCGACGAAGATCCCGGCGTAGAAGTGCAGGCGCAGGAGCAGCGGTGCCAGCCAGCCGGTGCGACGTCGTGGTCGCTGGTCCCCACCCAGAGGTGCGCCGCCGCCGGGGTGGACGTCCGTGGTGGTGGTCACGAGGCCTCCTCCAGCAGCGTCTCGCCGACGTAGCCGCCCTCGGAGCAGCCCGGAGGGATCGCGAAGACGGCCGAGCCGATGGGCGTGGTCCACTCGTTGAGCAGGTCGAGCTCGTCGAGCCGCTGCTGGAGCGGCACGAACTGGGCGTCGACGTCGGCCTGGAAGGACACGAAGAGCAGGCCCGACTCCGAGACGGCGTCGCCGGTCGGTGCGTCGTCGTAGTTGTACGCGCGGCGGAAGATCCGCTGCGACGTGTCGTCCGAGCGCGAGCGCCGGACGTGCGAGAACTCGGCGATCACCGGGAAGCCGATCGCGGTGGTGGCCTCGAAGTCGGGCTCGTCGTGCTCCTCGGTGCCGGTCAGCGGGGCGCCGTTGGACAGGAACCGCCCGACCGACTGCTCGCGCCCGCCGCGGTCGAGGCGGTCCCACCCGTCGAGGTCCATGCTGATCCGCCGGACGACCATGCTGGTGCCGCCGGCGAGCCAGCCGTCGCGGACCCACACGAGGCCGTCGAAGTCCTCCGTGGTCGGCGCAGGGTTGACGGTCCCGTCGACCTGGCCGAAGAGGTTGCGCATGGTCGTGCCGGACCTCTCCGAGCCGTGGGCACGCCGGAACCCGGTCTGCGTCCAGCGCACCGTCGCGAAGCTCCGGGCGTCCTTGAGCAGCATCCGCTGCGCGTGGGCGACGGTGAAGGCGTCGTCGGCGCCGATCTGCAGCAGCAGGTCGCCGTCGCTCCACGCCTCCTCGAGCCGGTCGACGGTGAAGGCAGGGAGCGGGCGCAGCCAGGTGGGCAGCGCCACGGAGGCGGTTCCTCCAGCGCCCACGCCGTCAGAACCTGCGTCGTCGGTGGCCCGGCGGACGAGCCCGGGCCCGAACCCGAAGGTCACCGTGAGGCGGGCCGGGACGTGCGCGAGCTCGGGCTCGGAGTCGGCGAGCGCCGCCGTGCCCTGGGTGAGGCGGGCGGCATCGTCGGTCAGCAGACGCATGAGGCGGCGCAGGCCGTCGCGGTCGACCTCGGGGCGCAGGTCGAGGGCGACGAGGGTCGCGTGCGCCTGGGGCGGGGTCTCGACCCCTGCCTGGTGCTCCCCGTAGAAGGGCACGGTGAGGCTCCCGTGGAGTGCCTGCGCGGCCTCGTCGGTCGCGTCCGGGCGGTCGTCGCGTCGGGTCAGCGTGTCGACGCCGATCGCGGCGACGGCACCGATCCCGGCGACAGCCCCTCCGAAGAGGAGCTGTCGCCGCGTCGGTCCGCCGCGACCGGCCTCGGGTGCCTCGGCCGCACGGGGCGCGCCAGGGGCGTCAGA
This genomic interval carries:
- a CDS encoding glycosyltransferase family 2 protein, producing MSSVGVVVTAYDQGRTVEDAVLSVLAQSHPVDEVVVVDDGSTAPESLEVLAGLPRLGGTAPVVRVLHQPNGGVSAARNTGIAASGTEVVAVLDGDDLWEPTFVEKTLALLADDSTVAASSWLSMFGVAQGVVEPTGGTVEAFLPRNAAPASALFRRAHWGEAGGYDESMRQGFEDWDFFLRLLRRDGSRVAVVPEPLLRYRTHPASANVRSMEDRLARYAQVVANHRETFTAHLESALLGLERTSITRLAAWEEIVADDPALDVGRVSFGDGGMAAAVRIASVRSQT
- a CDS encoding GntR family transcriptional regulator, with the translated sequence MTPDLIADQIARAIREGEFGQGAQLVQEDLARRFGVSRNPIREALRLLEANGLVEIRGGGGATVRTLSSDDLVELYGLRKVLEPTIAEALVDSSTQRAVAELDSMATAMADEPRIPQWMELNYTFHQRLYVLSGLPRTASILTSLLSAVQPYSRRNIEDLGGKEQADVEHRSIVDALRAHDSDRLAALFVQHLEGAERRLRPAPAASTAL
- a CDS encoding MFS transporter; this encodes MMGARQRPHFAWMVFAAACVISFVGFGLTLNTASLYWGSVSEELGISLSDVALMSTVSGIAGAVALGVASPLFERINLKIFLSIMVVLTACAYFASAGATSIWVLYAANLVLGVTKAVAILLSVPILLGNWFEKHLGLVTGIAGAMTAVGGAVFSPIIGDIITDHGWRSAYVVTGVIVLVTLLPFTLFVTKLRPTGEQRPFGFEPKDGANVTLTGIPARRAFRTLPFVCFAAVGVILQLAGSLVQHLPTYLTQGGLTLTAAAAIFSALLIGASVGKFAIGAALDHMRPMLAVGIFTLVALFGWSGLWAFSGQLPLSVASFSSGMGQAINLVAVVVLVRNVFGALEYSKILGPILMVGSLANAAGVYVHGLVYDSTGSYDLSFAANLVIFVVAFGILAVALRSGARLTPSDAVPGASAPAIDPAGERDDDAAPVSPVVTR
- a CDS encoding carboxylesterase family protein; the encoded protein is MSDDVSRPDSGRAHQDQSAGVRSWLGIRYATAERFRPPVLVELDESAPTSAYGAAPFQTPPPVPPLGAEPDEDCHFLNVWAPEHVTDEPLPVYVSVYGGGFEHGAGSAWTQDGAVLAATGRVVVVSPSYRVGALGFVSLDAYGSPFEGAHNLGLQDLVTALAWVKENIRAFGGDPDQVCVVGESAGGFLTAALPAVRAADGLFARLSVHSAGASRIVPPQRAESMAADLLSDLGATDELARLMGVPAADLVDAQSRIVARDIGIRNGPSPHALGVVDDSASLAPVLSEHPLESFASGRVAHVPLLVSATQDEIALFRAAAQDTFDPDSLSAVVAEVTSWGVGDERARRLVDGFSATLGEGASPGEIRERILSDYVYRLPVVRLAQTHAASGGQAHLLLIGGADGLPAGHACDVPGLIGRHLPDASAAAVRRDDQLTDAVLDFVTGDGPSWGCTEVDELRAHGIGELREDATAQLRTVLEVWDGIPRP
- a CDS encoding pyridoxamine 5'-phosphate oxidase family protein produces the protein MRHSALLDASLHLWLTANRPDGPPHTTPLWFVHDDDALWVSVRQTSWKARLLRLDPRVSLAVEGTAPAGGLVGEGTAELVEVGSRPDVARAFAARYDGWDGADPATDGPRVLAKITLSRWFQEPL
- a CDS encoding PepSY-associated TM helix domain-containing protein — its product is MTTTTDVHPGGGAPLGGDQRPRRRTGWLAPLLLRLHFYAGIFVGPFILVAATSGALYALTPQVEKIVYSHELTAPVTATTLTLAEQVRAADAYVGDGQQVVAVRPAPEPGDTTRVMYADARLGESQTRAVLVDPGTAEIRGDLPVYGTSGALPLRHWVSDLHRSLHLGDAGRLYSELAASWLGVVALAGAGLWVVRFRKTRTKRSMLRPDTRASGYAKTRSWHTSTGIWVLGAALFLSVTGITWSQHGGGNFSDLRTAVGWTTPSVSTDLTGSAEGPVDEHAHHGAPAPVPTTGADTSDLNPGAFDTVLRIGQEVNITTGLVEIRPPSGPGTAWVVQEIQRSYPTEVDAVAVDGQTMQVVDRVDFADFGIVAKLSRWGIDLHMGSMFGLANQLVLFVAGSAIAAMVVWGYVMWWQRRPVRDPQRRVGKAPARGVLRRAPWWGTVAAVVVAAAVGVFLPLMGLSLAAFLVVDAVVGWRQARHGRSTA